Part of the Rhinolophus ferrumequinum isolate MPI-CBG mRhiFer1 chromosome 25, mRhiFer1_v1.p, whole genome shotgun sequence genome, ACACCTTCATTTAGGTTCCTCTGTGGCCCCGTTTGAGTTTCCAACCCCCGCAAATAAGTTGAAGAGGCTTTCACAGATTGGTGGTTGTGCCTTATTAAATTTGACTTCATTTCTAGGTACAGACAGTGTGTTCCTCTCGTGGCTAACTTTAAGAAGCGCTGTTTCTCAGAACTGATAAGACCATGGCACAAAACTGTGGCATTTGGATTTGGAGTAACCCTGTGTGCAGTTCCTATTGCACAGGTAAAGTACTGTCGTGTCACTCAGTGTTTCCTGTCTTAGTGGACTGTGTCCTCTTTGACTTTCAGTTGGAGAAGAAGCATCAGACAAGCTCTCATAGTTTTACCCAGTCCTTCCACTCCCTCCCACACGATGGTATACCTTCTACTAGCATCTTTCTACTAGCGTCTCCTTTCCAGAGCTGAACAAATATATTAATGTTCCCATTTTGATTGCCTCTTTGGTAGGAACAGTATGTCATGTTGGTCAAATTGTgtaaagagggaggagagaagaagagtgTTATCAACAAAATAGtctttcattcagcaaaaatTTATTGAGCGTTTTTTGTGTGCCATACACTGAGAATGTAAGAGCAAAACAAAGTTTCTGCTCTAGTTAAGCTTACATtctggagagaggaaaggggagaaaatcaacaaatataaaaTGCCAGGCGATGACAAGTGCTAAGCAGAAAACAAATAGGGGAAGGGAATAGAAAGTGCTGGGAGGGCACTGTTTTGGATTAGACAGGGTGGTCTGGGAGGGCTACTGAAAAAGTGGTATTTAAGGAGAGAGCAGAATGATCTGAGAGAGTGAGCCATAGTCATATTCTGGGGAAGAGCTTGCCAGGCAGAAGGAACTCTTGAGTGCAAAGGTCTAGACATAGTAGTGTGGGTGATGTGTGTGATGAATCGAAAGGAGGTAAGTGTTGCCGGAGcggaatgaggaagagaaagtaaGAGATGAGGCCAGAGGGTTAGCTGACGATCAAATTGTGTGTTTTGTACTTTGTGGGCCATTGTAAAGCTTTGGAATTTATTCTGAAAAACCACAAAGGATTTTAACACAAGATTATTATGATCTgacataactttttatttttttcattcaaaaaatagaaattttcaaaGAACAGCAATCTATATTCATTGCATGTATCTGAGACAATTGTGTTGTGTCAGACTTGAAGAAGTACATTCATTCTAGAGAGTTTTTTAGCAGCTTACTTGAAAACTGCCATCTAGATATTTCTTCAGTTAATGAAAAGAAGTGTAAATGTTTAATTGACTGGATTGTATTcctgaagatttaaaaatataaaatagaaacattttaaagaaatcaaaaagattcattgaatgaaaaaaatttttctatccTGGTTCTCtcaaatatggtaaaataatattttaagccTTATCAAATAATAATTTGTGGATTCTGCATAAGCAGTATCAATTTCAGTAATAGAAGTAATTTTGTTAAACTCATGTTTTAGAAAATAGAAGCATCTCACTGGCTCTGTGCCCCTCAGCAGTTAGTGGTTTTTTAGTCCCATCCCTCCCCATTCACCCTCAATTGGCCTGTTCTCCgtatctgtgggtctgtttctgttttgtttattcttctcccattcagtaggctgtcttttcattttgttgttttcctttgctgtgcaaaaactttttagtttgatgtaatcccatttgtttatttttttcttttgtttcccttgctcaaggagatatatccaaaatgATATTGCTAATACCAgtgtcagagtttactgcctatgttttcttctaggagttttatggtttcagatctaacatttaagtctttaatccattttgagtttatttctgtaatggtgtaagtttcttttttttttttttttttttttttttgcatgtgtctgccaGTTTTGCCAACATCacttactgaagagactgtctttatccctacctcctttgtcatagattagttgaccatataagcgaggatttatttctgggctctgtgttcTATTCTACAGATGTacttctgtttttatgccagtactgtaCTCTTTTAATGATTGTAGCTTTagagtatagtttgatatcagggagtgtgatatctcccaCTTTGCTCTTTCTTAAGATTTCTTcaggctattcagggtcttttgtggttccctaTAATTTTAGGATTAGCTTTTCTAATTCCAAAAATGCCATTGTTACTTTAAtaaggattacattgaatctgtatattactttaggtagtaaggacattttaacaatgttaatccTACCAATCCATGAGCAGGGTatgtcctttcatttatttgtatcttgttcattttcttttttcagtgtctgatttattaaagttttcagaatacaggtctttcacttctttggttaaggTATTTCCAAAGTATCTCAtactttttgatgcaattgtaaatgggattgttttcttaatttcttcttgtgATCATTCATTTTTGATGTATACAAACGCAACAGATTACTTTATATTGATTCTGTATCTTGCAACTGTACTGACgtcatttattagttctattagtttttttggtggcatctttaggGTAATATCGTGTCATCTGTTGACATAACTTTTTAAAGGTTGCTGTGTGGAACTAGACTCAGCATAATCCTCAGCTCTGTGACGCCTTTTCTAAGCTGTTCTCATTCAACACAGAAGTAACGGCTCCCTGTGTGGGCCCCACTGTAGCCCATACAGACTGCTGCCACAGCTCCCATGATGCTTGATTGCGTTCATTTTTCAAGTGCTCTCCCCTCCCCATCTAGAATCTTTGAGGGCAGAGAATATATCTTATCTTTATATTCCAAGCATCTAGCACTGTGGTAATGAATGAATCATAACTTCATTAAATTGGTTATAATTACTTgtcttttatataaagaaatactttACTTTTTGGAGCAGAGACTAAAGAATAAAAGTAGGTAAAAAGCATACTCTggaattatttccatttattgtcTTAAACAGCCAAAGTAAAGCTTAGAAAGAAACAGCTGGCCCCAAAACTTCATGCATTTGTAGCACGAGGGTCACATTTCCACTTGGCTGTCTGTGAGGACGTTCTCAGCCCAGGCTTCACTTCAGACATAGAGTGAAAATGTTTTGTCTTTCAGAAATCGGAGCCTCATTCTCTTAGCAACGATGCACTAATGAGGAGGGCTGTGTCTCTGGTAACAGACAGCACCTCCACCTTCCTCTCTCAGACCACATACGCACTGATTGAAGCAATCACTGAATACACTAAGGTAAGCATTCTCCTGTGAAGTCTTGATCATCTAGACCAGTGACAGGCCAACTACGGCCCACAGACCAAGTCCAGGCTTTACCGGAACCTCGCCAGGCTCACTTATTTATGTATCACCTGGGACTGCTTTCGGGAGCTGAAAAATTGGAGCAAAGACTACAGGGCcccacaaaaccaaaaatatttactctctggccctttaccaAAAATAGTTGGCTGAGCCCTGATCTAAATCACTGGTTTTTAGACTTTTTCCAGGAaccctttttaaaagaaaaatcttgaatatAGCAGCCCAGTTTATAAGACAGGGGAACCAGCTGACCTGGTTCAGTTTGGGGCAGAAGGTCCAGAGTACCTCCGGCAGCACCAGCGGTTCTCTGCGAGGACAGTTTGAAAAACCACTGATCTGAGCTAATAGAGTAGATGGAGAATCAAAACCATTTAAAAGTCTcgtttatatgtttattttacctttattttccaGCAGTTTTTTTCTCAGCCTTTGAATCCCCCTTTGGCATTGTATTCTCTGTCTGAATTGCTAATGAGCTTTGAACACCACAGAAGTTGATAAGTGGAGATACTGTCCTGGCGTAATGCCCATACAATAGTGCATTGTCAGGCAGAAGGACTGAAGCTTCTGCTGTGATGGGACCTCGGCTCCTTGGGGTGTAAGTCTCACTATTCCTACATAATAAGCCTCGCTTATTTTACTCAGACTTGTTTATTCTATATTTGTAGGCTGTTTATACCTTAATTTCTCTGTACCGACAATATACAAGTTTACTTGGGAAAATGAATTCACAGGAGGAAGATGAAGTGTGGCAGGTGATCATAGGAGCCAGAGTTGAGGTAAGCAAAGGTTACTaggcatttcttccttttttttatttttattggggaatattagggaacagtgtgtttttccaggacccattagctccaagtcaagtcattttcaatctagttgtggaaggcgcagctcactggcccatgtgggaatctagcccttgacctgggtgttatgagcactgcacccCCTAGGCATTTCTGTATTAGTGCTCCTACCTCACTGTGGTTTCTAAAGTATTGAATTAAGGTGTCTACCCAGTAACTGTTCTCTAAATCTCCCATTTTGAATCAGTCCATTTAAATGTGCTTAACCCCTTCAAGTTGTCTgaagcattttctttcatttacagaTGACTTCGAAACAACAAGAGTACTTGAAGTTGGAAACCACGTGGATGACTGCAGTTGGTCTTTCAGAGATGGCAGCGGAAGCTGCGTACCACACTGGTAGGTTCAAGTTTTCACTGTGGAGGTGCAGCTTGACTTTTGACCTGGCTGTCAAAGGAGGGATTCATGGTCTAAAGCCCAGTGTGGCTCTAACTTGGTGAGAATAGGTCCCCTTTGGCAATATATTAACCAGCATTTTACTTgcacaataggaaaaattaaagcCCCTGTAGGCCAGATCACTAGAAGCCAGGTTGTCAAtatctacaaaattaaaaataatagaactgCAGCCATTTGGAAAATTTGATTGCCTCCAAATAGTTTTTAagcgtttttttttgtttgttttgttttgttttttaaataacccaGATAGTTTTTGAATAACTAGTATTTGtctatttcaggctttgtggtaAGCATTTTATAGGCACTTTTAATCCCCCCCCCAGCTCCCTTAAAGTAGGACctattattattctcactttacaggtgaagaaactggggGACAAAAGGGCTAAGTAATTCACCCAGGATGCTGTGGTACAAGAAGTAAACAGGCAAACTGGAATTTAGCCAGGTAGAAAAATTCTAACACCTTTGCTCCTGGTAGACCCGCTGCAGCCTATGTGCCTGGGTGCTCCAGCACAGCAAATAGTTTATTCATGCACCAGGGTGATTTTTGAACATCACTATCCAGCCAGTGGGCTTGAGTGAAATGGTTTCTTAATTAGGTGTAGTTTGAGGGAAACCCTAGTTTAACATCTTACCTGATTGGTCCCAAACAAGGTAGCTCAGAAATTATAGCCATCTCTACTAAGAAACTGGTCtgttaaaatacttttgtttttttgatttcaTCATATCAGACTTGGGACTCTAGCCCCAAATCTTAACAAGGCTacaaaagatacttttttttttttttagtaaaaacacaaaaattcttaGTTAACTAAAACCTAAGGAATCAGAGGATCTGAAAACAGGACTGGAATGAAGAGTGAAACAATAGAAGTGTGAAAATAGCATTAGGGGCATGGCACAGCTGAGCTGGGAGCAGAGTTCCAGGCGCAGTGAAGGGGAGATGGCTAAGCTACTGCGGGAGGAACGTCCCCAGGCAGCCTTCACACTCACCTAGGCAGGCTTAGCTCTAGAGCAGGTGCAGGCATTATCTGCAAAAATAGACATTTCCCAGAACTGATTGAAAGGGCTCACGAAGGTTCTGaacaagattaaaaaagaaaaaaaaaatcacatggcaAAAAAGACTCAGAgtgtaaaatatacacagaaaaatctgaaaaactgtAAGCAAAGATATACCTACAGAGGAAGTATAATCAGATGTTAATCTTATTGGCAAACCCAGGTACAAGGTGACAAATCTTAACCTAGAATTTTATGTCTAGTCAGACATCATTAAAGTGTGAGAATGAAGGATATTTTCAGACATATAATGACTCAAAGTTTACCAAACACATGCTTTCTAGAAAAACTACtctgtgaagaaaaatgagaagcaaCTGAGGTACAAGAATAATGAACCAAATTAAGTAAAACTTGTGAGAAGTTTTTAGtgttaaacagatttttaaataatgaaatcagtTTGCGGAAGAAATGAAAGTACACCAAGCTTTTTTACCTTCTTTGGGAAGAGAGACATTGGTTTAACGTTAGACATTGTTAAACACTACAGAAAGAAtgggtgcgggggtggggagaaaggcaggaaaggtttaaaagaaataaagcaaattagAGGAATAGGTTCAAACGTCAGTAATCAGAATAAGAATAAATTTACTATTATTAAATGATACTTTtagattgtattaaaataattctagCTAAAACTGTTTATAGAGGCAACCCTAAAACAAAATGGCATAGGCAggttgaaaattataaaaatccaaACCATTGACAAGAAAGCTACCCCAAAAAGCTGGCCCAGCAATATCTGAATCAGAAAAAGGATTCAAGACAGAAAGCATTAAAGGGACAGAACAATTCATCAATAAGACATCAATCACAAAATGTGTACCTAGTAAGGCAAAAACTGACAAACTTTGACAAGAAGACCTTGAGCTTTATACACATCTCAAATACTCAGTGGTCAAGACCAAAAAAATTAGAGGTATAAAGGTTggaacaatgatttttaaaagcttaaccAAGTAAATATactgaatataaaatttttctccccctccaaaatattcttttcaaacaCAAATAGAACATGTACAAAAATTGATTTTGTGCCAGATGACAAAGACTCAGCAAATTCCTTCACACCCCTTCCCCaccaaaaatcaaaatggaaatttaaaaatatttagaactatgATGACAAATGCAGTAGACAGTAGACCCAGGGAGTTGTAGACAAAATCCCTTTTAAAGAGAAGTGGACACTTTTAAAGGCATGTgtcataaatacaaagaaaagcagCTGTGAATGACGGTAATGTTCACTGTACCAAGaagtactaaaaataaacaatCGTTTAACCCAGTAActgagaaaaagagcaaaataaatccagacagtgtaaaaaaaaaataaaaggtgtaagaagattaaaaagaaagagtcaAAAAGGCAAAATCTGGTTCCTTGAACAAATAAGATTTGGCACGTATGACTTTTTAGAGAGCAAAAGTAACATCTGAAGGGGCTACTATAAATAATGGTTTTTTTTACATTATGTGAGAATGTTACGATCTGTATGTAAATCCCAAATTGGTCCAAGAAGTAAAAAATCTAAACAAGACCAATAACCATAAAAGTTGAATTTGTCTTCAAAGATTTGTGCCCCAAAGTGGGCACT contains:
- the DIABLO gene encoding diablo IAP-binding mitochondrial protein codes for the protein MPTQIEAAPRPPLTKRRHFRRVRLASARRGMAALRSWLSRGVTSFFRYRQCVPLVANFKKRCFSELIRPWHKTVAFGFGVTLCAVPIAQKSEPHSLSNDALMRRAVSLVTDSTSTFLSQTTYALIEAITEYTKAVYTLISLYRQYTSLLGKMNSQEEDEVWQVIIGARVEMTSKQQEYLKLETTWMTAVGLSEMAAEAAYHTGADQASVTARSHIQLVKSQVQEVRQLCQKAEAKLTEAQTAELLQKTQEDTDERAEPEQEAYLRED